The following are encoded in a window of Corynebacterium marinum DSM 44953 genomic DNA:
- a CDS encoding universal stress protein: protein MSDYQKIVVGTDGSKSSLLAVERAAKIAAAFDATLIIGCAYYENKDEASQTLRQDSVTILGDDTAQKNLAAGEEAARKAGATKVEQAVRPGTPVEALMAIVNESNADLLVVGNRGINSLTGRLLGSVPADVARQSDCDVMIVHTVS from the coding sequence ATGAGCGACTACCAGAAGATCGTCGTCGGCACGGACGGCTCGAAGTCTTCCCTGCTGGCTGTTGAGCGCGCTGCCAAGATTGCCGCTGCCTTTGACGCGACCCTCATCATCGGCTGCGCCTACTACGAGAACAAGGACGAGGCCTCCCAGACCCTCCGTCAGGATTCCGTTACCATTCTCGGCGATGACACCGCCCAGAAGAACCTCGCCGCAGGTGAAGAGGCCGCCCGCAAGGCTGGCGCCACCAAGGTCGAGCAGGCCGTCCGCCCGGGCACCCCGGTCGAGGCCCTTATGGCCATCGTCAACGAGTCCAACGCCGACCTGCTGGTCGTGGGCAACCGTGGCATCAACTCCCTGACCGGCCGCCTGCTGGGCTCCGTCCCGGCTGACGTCGCGCGTCAGTCGGACTGCGACGTGATGATTGTTCACACGGTCTCTTAA
- a CDS encoding universal stress protein, translated as MIKYSKIAVGTDGSETSMAAVRAAASLARLYEAKLVIMSAWHAASGPLLNSSHPDLASVAVSEEEAAEQQLLKAKAAAEEEGVSEIELRKVAGVPAEAMTKEVQETGIDLLVVGNKGINTLTGRVFGNIPTEVVRSSSVNVMIVNTAEHGS; from the coding sequence ATGATCAAATACTCGAAGATTGCAGTCGGCACCGACGGTTCCGAGACATCCATGGCCGCGGTCCGCGCCGCCGCCAGCCTGGCCCGCCTCTACGAAGCGAAGCTGGTGATCATGTCCGCATGGCACGCGGCTTCCGGCCCTCTGCTCAACTCCTCCCATCCGGATCTCGCCTCCGTCGCCGTCAGTGAGGAGGAGGCGGCCGAGCAGCAGCTCCTCAAGGCGAAAGCCGCGGCGGAAGAGGAGGGCGTGTCCGAAATCGAGCTGCGCAAGGTCGCGGGTGTCCCCGCAGAAGCGATGACCAAGGAGGTCCAGGAAACCGGCATTGACCTGCTCGTGGTGGGAAACAAGGGCATAAACACCCTGACAGGGAGGGTCTTCGGCAACATCCCCACCGAGGTCGTGCGCAGCTCTTCGGTGAACGTGATGATCGTCAATACCGCGGAGCACGGGTCTTAG
- a CDS encoding DUF262 domain-containing protein, whose amino-acid sequence MGFQTPMYTLSQYLEETRSGKIQLPDFQRGYKWDDERIRQLLITVLRGHPMGVVMLLETNNALVRFKPRPITGVDLEPGTEPEKLLLDGQQRLTSLTQALTGGGVVHTKDVRGKLLERRYFAHMARALEDVNRMDEAVISVPGDGVIRKNFDRDIVLDLSTPEKQRAEGYYPLNLLFDATGSMEWLFGHEDKSLAFSFQDKFVSQAGKYNIPAIELDAQTDKAAVATVFEKVNIGGLPLNVFELLTAVFAGDADFYNETGSDFRLNDDWQETKKKWVDFPVLAGVENTDFLQAVTMLATRKRNLASTSTRPPAISAKREDVLKLELTDYLEWRDPLRDAFIWASGFLADRHIFSHRDVPYPKQLVPLAAIRVVLGQKADMHSVSARLSTWFWSGVLGELYGSATETRFVRDIEGVPAWAVDGESPTPRTVADANFTESRLHSMRTRNSAAYKGVAALVMAGGARDWMEDKAFGAVQHKDMAVDIHHIFPQRWCNENGIDDEHRESIVNKTMLGARTNRVIGGVAPSSYLDKIKEQAGIDDEMLDALLRGHLIEPENLRTDNFRNFFSTRREQLCLLIESVLDKKVQRDISQGTAAEDSSHFEEEAFVEGNPEEE is encoded by the coding sequence ATGGGTTTCCAGACCCCGATGTATACGTTGTCCCAGTACCTGGAGGAAACCCGTTCGGGGAAGATCCAACTGCCTGATTTCCAGCGCGGTTACAAGTGGGACGACGAACGGATCCGCCAGTTGTTGATCACGGTGCTGCGAGGCCATCCCATGGGCGTGGTGATGTTGCTGGAGACCAACAACGCACTGGTGCGCTTCAAGCCTCGCCCGATCACCGGCGTCGACCTGGAGCCCGGTACCGAGCCTGAGAAGCTCCTCCTTGACGGACAGCAGCGTCTGACCTCGCTCACACAGGCGCTGACCGGTGGCGGGGTGGTCCACACCAAGGATGTTCGCGGCAAGCTCCTTGAGCGCCGGTACTTCGCCCACATGGCGCGAGCCCTCGAAGACGTGAACCGTATGGACGAAGCGGTGATATCAGTACCCGGAGACGGAGTGATCAGGAAGAACTTCGATCGCGATATCGTCCTGGATCTCAGCACGCCGGAAAAGCAGCGTGCAGAAGGTTACTACCCACTGAACCTACTTTTCGACGCTACCGGGTCAATGGAATGGCTTTTCGGCCACGAAGATAAGAGTCTCGCGTTCAGCTTCCAGGACAAATTCGTCTCCCAGGCCGGGAAGTACAACATCCCCGCCATTGAGCTGGACGCACAGACGGACAAGGCTGCTGTGGCCACGGTCTTCGAGAAAGTCAACATCGGCGGCCTGCCGCTGAACGTCTTTGAGCTCCTCACCGCGGTGTTCGCTGGCGACGCCGATTTCTACAACGAGACCGGTTCCGATTTCCGGCTCAATGATGACTGGCAGGAGACAAAGAAGAAATGGGTGGATTTTCCTGTCCTGGCGGGCGTGGAGAACACGGATTTCCTCCAGGCGGTCACGATGCTGGCCACCCGCAAGCGAAATCTCGCCAGTACCTCCACCCGCCCACCCGCGATCTCGGCGAAACGTGAAGATGTCCTCAAGCTCGAGCTGACCGACTACCTCGAATGGCGAGACCCGCTGCGAGACGCCTTCATCTGGGCCTCCGGGTTTTTGGCAGATCGCCATATTTTCAGCCACCGTGATGTTCCGTACCCGAAGCAGTTGGTTCCTCTGGCAGCCATCCGGGTAGTGCTGGGCCAGAAGGCGGACATGCATTCGGTCAGTGCCCGGTTGTCCACCTGGTTCTGGTCCGGTGTGTTGGGTGAGCTGTACGGTTCTGCGACTGAGACACGCTTCGTTCGGGACATCGAGGGTGTGCCTGCCTGGGCGGTCGATGGGGAGAGCCCGACTCCCCGGACCGTGGCGGACGCCAACTTCACAGAGTCCCGACTGCATTCCATGCGGACCCGCAACTCTGCCGCTTATAAGGGAGTCGCCGCCTTGGTCATGGCGGGCGGTGCCCGTGACTGGATGGAGGACAAGGCTTTTGGGGCGGTCCAGCACAAGGACATGGCGGTGGACATTCACCATATTTTCCCGCAGCGCTGGTGCAATGAAAACGGCATCGATGATGAACACCGGGAGAGCATCGTGAACAAGACCATGCTCGGTGCCCGCACCAACCGCGTCATCGGAGGTGTGGCCCCGTCGTCCTACCTGGACAAGATCAAGGAACAGGCCGGCATCGACGACGAGATGCTCGATGCTCTGCTCAGGGGCCACCTGATTGAGCCGGAAAATCTGCGTACAGATAACTTCCGGAACTTCTTCAGCACCCGCCGGGAGCAGCTCTGCCTCTTGATCGAATCTGTGCTGGACAAGAAGGTCCAGCGGGACATCAGTCAGGGGACCGCCGCCGAGGATTCTTCCCACTTTGAAGAGGAAGCCTTCGTGGAGGGGAACCCGGAGGAGGAATAG
- a CDS encoding HelD family protein gives MSEIAKEQAYVDDLFARLDEEVSTANERLRQVQLEVDPANPDADALIRRETEYHALNSKLDRLNLAQLGLVFGRIDIDSDDPENPVPGHPELDRRYIGRMGLDVREEGYRTLLLDWRVPMARPFYLATTAQPEGVTLRRHIRTKGREVTGVDDEWLSGEHAGEGLEGVGGESALVAAMKAARTGHMKSIVETIQREQDLIIRDETRGVMVVEGGPGTGKTAVALHRVAYLLYTAREQLTKSGVLIVGPNRTFLDYISRVLPELGETGVVLSTVGDLYPGVHGAAPESLLTREIKGSEEMVTILREAVRAHQTLPDAPVELPHGSLRLLVDAAMVKAARTRARRSRRPHNEARAVFAEHLIELLAAQLAKRIGEDPLGGANLLSRADIDQLHDDLAEEPGVEKLIEEFWPELSPEGVLRGLLEDAAAIDVAAAGYDDETREALWRPEGSAWAASDAALLDELAVLVGLPDEEKAEAQSWDEQIEDAQDALDILESSASVDDDDLGDIFDAEHLAATDVISAKELATRQLVRDSRSTAERARADLQWAYGHVIVDEAQELSPMEWRMVFRRSPARWMTLVGDTAQTGSPAGVDTWAATMEPYVGTRFRHHELTVNYRTPVEIMEVANAVLARIDPDATPAVAIRESGVPVRFLPAGSSWETPAEGLTKVIDVSNVTEIKGLEFDHVVVVDPKQIVEASPQGWQDLYVAVTRATQTLTVVGELPE, from the coding sequence GTGAGTGAGATCGCGAAAGAACAGGCTTACGTCGACGACCTCTTCGCCCGGCTCGACGAGGAAGTCTCGACCGCCAACGAGCGGCTGCGCCAGGTGCAGCTGGAGGTGGACCCCGCAAACCCGGACGCGGATGCGCTGATCCGGCGTGAGACCGAGTACCACGCCCTGAACTCCAAGCTCGACCGTCTCAACCTGGCGCAGCTGGGTCTGGTGTTCGGGCGCATCGACATCGATTCGGACGACCCCGAGAACCCGGTCCCCGGCCACCCGGAGCTGGACCGCCGCTACATCGGCCGCATGGGCCTGGACGTACGCGAGGAGGGCTACCGCACCCTGCTGCTGGACTGGCGCGTGCCCATGGCCCGCCCCTTTTACCTGGCCACCACCGCCCAGCCGGAGGGGGTGACCCTGCGCCGGCACATCCGGACGAAGGGCCGCGAGGTCACCGGTGTCGACGACGAGTGGCTCTCCGGCGAGCACGCCGGCGAGGGCCTGGAAGGCGTCGGCGGCGAGTCCGCGCTGGTGGCGGCGATGAAGGCCGCGCGTACCGGCCACATGAAGTCCATCGTGGAGACGATCCAGCGCGAGCAGGACCTCATCATCCGCGACGAGACCCGCGGCGTCATGGTCGTCGAGGGCGGCCCCGGCACCGGCAAGACCGCAGTGGCGCTGCACCGGGTGGCCTACCTGCTCTACACCGCACGCGAGCAGCTGACGAAGTCCGGCGTGCTCATCGTCGGGCCCAACCGCACCTTCCTGGACTACATCTCCCGCGTCCTGCCGGAACTCGGCGAAACCGGCGTGGTCCTGAGCACCGTCGGTGACCTCTACCCCGGCGTCCACGGCGCCGCTCCCGAGTCCCTGCTCACCCGGGAGATCAAGGGCTCGGAGGAGATGGTGACCATCCTCCGCGAGGCCGTGCGCGCCCACCAGACGCTTCCCGACGCCCCCGTCGAACTCCCCCACGGCTCGCTGCGCCTGCTTGTCGACGCCGCCATGGTCAAGGCCGCCCGCACCCGCGCCCGCCGCTCGCGCCGGCCGCACAACGAGGCCCGAGCAGTCTTCGCGGAGCACCTCATCGAACTGCTGGCCGCGCAGCTGGCCAAGCGCATCGGCGAGGATCCCCTGGGCGGGGCCAACCTGCTCTCTCGGGCAGACATCGACCAGCTGCACGACGACCTGGCGGAGGAACCGGGCGTGGAGAAGCTCATCGAGGAGTTCTGGCCGGAGCTCAGCCCCGAGGGTGTCCTGCGCGGGCTGCTGGAGGACGCCGCCGCCATCGACGTCGCCGCCGCCGGCTACGACGACGAGACCCGTGAAGCGCTCTGGCGGCCCGAGGGCTCGGCCTGGGCGGCCTCCGACGCGGCGCTGCTCGACGAGCTCGCCGTGCTGGTCGGCCTGCCGGACGAGGAGAAGGCCGAGGCCCAGAGCTGGGACGAGCAGATCGAGGACGCCCAGGACGCACTGGACATCCTCGAATCCTCCGCATCGGTGGACGACGACGACCTCGGCGACATCTTCGACGCCGAGCACCTCGCCGCCACCGACGTCATCTCCGCCAAGGAACTCGCCACCCGCCAGCTGGTGCGCGACTCCCGCTCCACCGCCGAACGCGCCCGCGCGGACCTGCAGTGGGCCTACGGCCACGTCATCGTCGACGAAGCCCAGGAGCTCTCCCCCATGGAATGGCGCATGGTCTTCCGCCGCAGCCCGGCCCGCTGGATGACCCTGGTCGGCGACACCGCCCAGACCGGCTCCCCCGCCGGCGTGGACACCTGGGCCGCGACGATGGAGCCCTATGTGGGAACCCGTTTCCGCCACCACGAGCTGACCGTGAACTACCGCACCCCGGTGGAGATCATGGAGGTGGCCAACGCCGTTCTCGCGCGCATCGACCCGGACGCCACCCCGGCCGTGGCCATCCGCGAGTCCGGCGTACCGGTTCGTTTCCTGCCGGCGGGTTCTTCCTGGGAGACGCCTGCGGAGGGCTTGACCAAGGTTATCGACGTCTCGAACGTCACCGAGATCAAGGGCCTGGAGTTCGACCACGTGGTGGTCGTTGACCCGAAGCAGATTGTCGAGGCCTCCCCGCAGGGCTGGCAGGACCTCTATGTGGCGGTCACGCGGGCGACGCAGACGTTGACGGTGGTGGGCGAGCTGCCGGAGTAG
- a CDS encoding nucleotide pyrophosphohydrolase: MASEEILARLRDFVRERDWAQFHTPETLAKSISIEAAELLECFQWNDSAEPEELRSELADVLTYAYLLADLLGENPDELVRAKLAITNEKYPVEKSRGRSDKYDRL; encoded by the coding sequence ATGGCCAGTGAAGAAATTCTCGCGCGGCTCCGCGACTTCGTTCGCGAACGGGACTGGGCCCAATTCCATACTCCTGAGACCCTCGCCAAAAGCATCAGCATCGAAGCCGCCGAACTTCTCGAGTGTTTCCAGTGGAACGATTCCGCGGAGCCCGAGGAGCTCAGGAGCGAGTTGGCGGACGTCCTCACCTACGCCTATCTGCTGGCGGATCTCCTCGGCGAAAATCCCGACGAGCTCGTGAGGGCGAAACTGGCGATCACCAATGAGAAGTACCCGGTGGAGAAGTCCCGCGGACGATCGGATAAATATGACCGGCTTTAA
- a CDS encoding MBL fold metallo-hydrolase produces MTNTLELHRISVSEMDNNCFLLVAGDEALLIDAADDAPAILALAEQAGAKITAVLTTHRHPDHHRALVEVLEKTGATHYASFLDAPALPADVDVELNQGDVIDFAGHDLPVVVLRGHTPGGAALAAEIDGQTHLFVGDSLFPGGLGKTTSESDFVRLFKDVTERLFNVHGDDAIVHPGHGDDTTLGAERPQLDVWWERRW; encoded by the coding sequence ATGACAAACACCCTCGAACTCCACCGGATCTCCGTCTCAGAGATGGACAACAACTGCTTCCTCCTCGTCGCCGGCGATGAGGCCCTGCTCATCGATGCCGCCGACGACGCCCCCGCAATCCTCGCCCTGGCGGAGCAGGCCGGCGCGAAGATCACCGCCGTGCTGACCACCCACCGCCACCCCGACCACCACCGCGCACTCGTCGAGGTGCTCGAGAAGACCGGCGCAACCCACTACGCCTCCTTCCTCGACGCCCCGGCGCTGCCGGCCGACGTCGACGTGGAGCTCAACCAGGGCGACGTCATCGACTTCGCCGGCCACGATCTTCCGGTGGTGGTCCTCCGCGGCCACACCCCCGGCGGCGCCGCCCTCGCCGCGGAGATCGACGGCCAGACGCACCTGTTCGTCGGCGACAGCCTGTTTCCCGGCGGGTTGGGGAAGACGACGTCGGAAAGCGATTTTGTCCGCCTGTTCAAGGACGTCACCGAGCGGCTCTTCAACGTCCACGGCGACGACGCGATAGTCCACCCCGGCCACGGAGACGACACCACGCTCGGCGCCGAGCGACCGCAGCTGGATGTCTGGTGGGAGCGTCGCTGGTAG
- a CDS encoding DNA/RNA helicase domain-containing protein encodes MRQHLDNKEKQEKLKTIRVVLDDTFNKSVCLDLESYLIKYAAGDGTNDVLNRNTGVVDADYYEREKYTRVFDEIFNELLTAGVFNRGIPEIVNSELFKLSPFKALNEDQAIAAVDIMEGLVEDLSKKKEQNNLVVIEGDPGTGKTVVAVYLMKLISDISVHRDRHEADTDTMFSEFFVEDTVRLFEGLRIGMVIPQQSLRKSLKNVFTKTPGLKEEMVMTPHEVAEDRGEFDILIVDEAHRLNQFSSQSSGPANKRFQSINADLFGGDRPQASQLDWLRAKAKNLILMLDLKQSVRPQDLPEEEYLELLSDVPRDRRYKLHTQMRSMGGNDYISYVYNVFSPAPPSERLTFGNYEVGLVDSPRRLVELIKAREAEHGLSRIVAGYAWPWKSKKDKTAMDIDLGEGVEFQWNRVVVDWVNSPTALEEAGSIHTIQGYDLNYAGVIIGPDLRYDPWRNELFIDRDSYHDSFGKQNITVRNRPTTNEFLQSLITNIYAVLMTRGIRGTFIHVVDPGLRKYLGRYFPVVA; translated from the coding sequence ATGCGTCAGCACCTGGACAACAAGGAGAAGCAGGAGAAGCTCAAGACGATCCGGGTGGTGCTGGACGACACCTTCAACAAATCGGTGTGCCTGGATCTTGAGTCGTACCTGATCAAGTACGCCGCCGGCGACGGGACGAATGACGTCCTCAACCGCAACACCGGCGTGGTCGACGCCGACTACTACGAGCGGGAGAAGTACACCCGGGTCTTCGACGAGATCTTCAACGAGCTGCTCACGGCCGGGGTCTTCAACCGGGGCATCCCGGAGATCGTCAACTCCGAGCTGTTCAAGCTCTCCCCTTTCAAGGCGCTCAACGAAGACCAGGCCATCGCGGCGGTGGACATCATGGAGGGTCTGGTCGAGGATCTGTCGAAGAAGAAGGAACAGAACAACCTCGTCGTCATCGAAGGTGATCCCGGCACGGGAAAGACCGTCGTGGCCGTCTACCTGATGAAACTGATCTCCGATATTTCCGTCCACCGCGACCGTCATGAGGCAGACACCGACACAATGTTCTCCGAGTTTTTCGTCGAGGACACAGTGCGGCTTTTCGAGGGGCTTCGGATCGGGATGGTCATCCCGCAGCAATCCCTGCGTAAATCGCTGAAAAACGTCTTCACCAAAACCCCCGGGTTGAAGGAAGAGATGGTGATGACGCCGCACGAGGTGGCGGAGGATCGGGGCGAATTCGACATTCTCATCGTGGACGAGGCACACCGGCTCAACCAGTTCTCCTCCCAGTCCTCGGGGCCCGCCAACAAGAGATTCCAGAGCATCAACGCCGACCTCTTCGGCGGTGACCGCCCCCAGGCTTCCCAGCTCGACTGGCTGCGGGCCAAGGCGAAGAATCTGATTCTGATGCTCGACCTCAAGCAGTCCGTCCGGCCCCAGGACCTGCCGGAGGAGGAGTACCTTGAGCTGCTATCCGACGTGCCGCGCGACCGACGCTACAAACTCCACACCCAGATGCGGAGCATGGGCGGCAACGACTACATCAGTTACGTCTACAACGTCTTCTCCCCCGCTCCCCCTTCAGAGCGCCTGACCTTCGGCAACTACGAAGTCGGGCTGGTCGACTCTCCCCGCAGGCTCGTCGAACTGATCAAAGCGCGGGAGGCCGAGCACGGCCTGTCCCGCATCGTCGCGGGCTACGCCTGGCCGTGGAAGTCGAAGAAGGACAAGACGGCCATGGACATCGACCTCGGTGAGGGTGTTGAGTTCCAATGGAACAGAGTTGTCGTCGACTGGGTGAATTCACCCACGGCCCTCGAGGAGGCCGGCTCCATCCACACCATCCAGGGCTACGACCTCAACTACGCGGGTGTGATCATCGGGCCCGACCTGCGCTACGACCCGTGGAGGAACGAGTTGTTCATCGACCGCGACAGCTACCACGATTCCTTCGGCAAGCAGAACATCACGGTGCGTAATCGCCCCACGACGAATGAATTTCTCCAGTCGTTGATCACCAACATCTACGCTGTCCTGATGACGCGCGGTATCCGCGGCACCTTCATCCACGTTGTCGACCCGGGGTTGCGGAAATATCTCGGCAGGTACTTCCCGGTGGTTGCTTGA
- a CDS encoding DoxX family protein yields MIRKIARPMIASVYIADGADSLLHTSEHVESAELLVKRARAILPRNYARRIPRDPELVVRSVAAAKVGAGTTLAVGFLPRVSATVLAATAVPTMLARHAFWETQDKAERNARRSGFLTNLALLGGLLITSTDTAGKPGLKWRASKAAEVTNKKVHAALPTKSETEKAGDSTREWLDDASERVTEYAHRAQDFYVDHKDEWRDTATATAAAATTAAAGAAHKVSDYVAENKDDWLGAARDNAKTARQGIVKAAAVAQDRADEALVAAEKKSGRAAKTARKNADKLQGRADKAITKAQKKIGNF; encoded by the coding sequence ATCATCCGCAAGATCGCCCGCCCCATGATCGCCTCGGTCTACATCGCCGACGGAGCCGACAGCCTGCTCCACACCTCCGAACATGTGGAGAGCGCGGAGCTGCTGGTCAAGCGCGCCCGGGCCATCCTCCCCCGCAATTACGCCCGCCGCATCCCCCGCGACCCGGAGCTGGTGGTCCGTTCCGTCGCCGCCGCGAAGGTCGGCGCCGGCACCACCCTGGCCGTCGGTTTCCTGCCGCGGGTCTCCGCCACCGTGCTCGCCGCCACCGCGGTCCCGACGATGCTGGCCCGCCACGCGTTCTGGGAGACCCAGGACAAGGCGGAGCGCAACGCCCGCCGTTCCGGTTTCCTCACCAACCTGGCGCTGCTTGGCGGCCTGCTGATCACCTCCACGGACACCGCCGGCAAGCCGGGCCTGAAGTGGCGCGCCTCCAAGGCCGCCGAGGTGACCAACAAGAAGGTCCACGCCGCGCTGCCGACCAAGTCGGAGACGGAGAAGGCCGGCGACTCCACCCGTGAGTGGCTGGATGACGCCTCCGAGCGGGTCACCGAGTACGCCCACCGCGCGCAGGACTTCTACGTGGACCACAAGGACGAGTGGCGGGACACCGCCACCGCCACCGCGGCGGCCGCCACGACCGCCGCCGCCGGTGCGGCCCACAAGGTCTCCGATTACGTCGCCGAGAACAAGGACGACTGGCTCGGCGCGGCGCGCGATAACGCGAAGACCGCCCGCCAGGGCATCGTCAAGGCCGCCGCCGTCGCCCAGGACCGCGCCGACGAGGCTCTCGTCGCCGCCGAGAAGAAGTCCGGCCGCGCAGCCAAGACCGCCCGCAAGAACGCGGACAAGCTGCAGGGCCGCGCGGACAAGGCGATCACGAAGGCGCAGAAGAAGATCGGCAACTTCTAG
- the uvrB gene encoding excinuclease ABC subunit UvrB: MAFAAEHPVLSHSEHRPVGEIERSDAKFEVISEFEPAGDQPAAIKELDERLNRGERDIVLLGATGTGKSATAAWLIEKQQRPTLVMAPNKTLAAQLANELRELLPNNAVEYFVSYYDYYQPEAYIAQTDTYIEKDSSINEDVERLRHSATSSLLSRRDVVVVSSVSCIYGLGTPQSYLDRSVVLKVGDEVERDRFLRLLVDIQYERNDIAFQRGTFRAKGDTVDIIPAYEELAVRVEFFGDEVDALYYIHPLTGDAVRQVEEIRIFPATHYVAGPERMEKAVAAIKAELAERLADLENRGKLLEAQRLRMRTEYDLEMIEQVGFCSGIENYSRHIDGRGAGTSPATLIDYFPEDFLTIIDESHVTVPQIGGMFEGDMSRKRNLVEFGFRLPSAMDNRPLTWEEFEDRVGQTVYLSATPGKYEMAAAGGEFVEQVIRPTGLVDPKVTVKPTQGQIDDLIHEIRGRTEQNERVLVTTLTKKMAEDLTDYLLENGIRVRYLHSDIDTLQRVELLRQLRLGEYDVLVGINLLREGLDLPEVSLVAILDADKEGFLRSATSLIQTIGRAARNVSGEVIMYADKITDSMAQAIEETDRRREKQVAYNTEHGVDPQPLRKKIADILDQVYESGDGERSGGEAAVVKRPDTSAMPAGQLQKLIDDLTAQMGAAARELKFELAGRLRDEIAELKKELRGVKDAGM; the protein is encoded by the coding sequence ATGGCTTTTGCTGCTGAACACCCTGTGCTGTCCCATTCCGAGCACCGCCCGGTGGGCGAGATCGAGCGCTCGGACGCCAAGTTCGAGGTCATCTCCGAGTTCGAACCTGCCGGTGACCAGCCGGCGGCGATCAAGGAGCTTGATGAGCGGCTCAACCGCGGCGAACGTGACATCGTGCTGCTGGGCGCCACGGGTACGGGTAAGTCGGCGACGGCGGCGTGGCTGATCGAGAAGCAGCAGCGCCCCACGCTGGTGATGGCTCCGAACAAGACGCTGGCGGCGCAGCTGGCCAACGAGCTGCGTGAGCTGCTGCCGAACAACGCGGTCGAGTACTTCGTCAGCTACTACGACTACTACCAGCCGGAGGCGTACATCGCGCAGACGGACACCTACATCGAGAAGGACTCGTCGATCAACGAGGACGTGGAGCGACTGCGTCACTCCGCAACGTCGAGCCTGCTCTCGCGTCGCGACGTCGTCGTGGTCTCCTCCGTCTCCTGCATCTACGGCCTGGGCACGCCGCAGTCCTACCTGGACCGCTCGGTGGTGCTCAAGGTCGGCGACGAGGTGGAGCGCGACCGTTTCCTGCGCCTGCTGGTGGACATCCAGTACGAGCGCAACGACATCGCCTTCCAGCGCGGCACCTTCCGCGCGAAGGGCGACACCGTGGACATCATCCCGGCCTACGAGGAGCTGGCGGTGCGGGTGGAGTTCTTCGGCGACGAGGTCGACGCGCTCTACTACATTCACCCGCTGACCGGCGACGCCGTACGCCAGGTGGAGGAGATCCGCATCTTCCCGGCCACCCACTACGTCGCCGGCCCCGAGCGGATGGAGAAGGCCGTCGCGGCGATCAAGGCGGAGCTGGCGGAGCGGCTCGCGGACCTGGAGAACCGCGGCAAGCTGCTCGAGGCCCAGCGTCTGCGCATGCGCACTGAGTACGACCTGGAGATGATCGAGCAGGTCGGTTTCTGCTCCGGCATCGAGAACTACTCCCGGCACATCGACGGCCGCGGCGCAGGCACCTCCCCGGCCACGCTCATCGACTATTTCCCGGAGGACTTCCTCACCATCATCGACGAGTCGCATGTCACCGTGCCGCAGATCGGCGGCATGTTCGAGGGCGACATGTCGCGCAAGCGCAACCTGGTGGAGTTCGGCTTCCGCCTGCCCTCCGCCATGGACAACCGCCCGCTGACGTGGGAGGAGTTCGAGGACCGCGTCGGCCAGACCGTCTACCTCTCCGCGACCCCGGGCAAATACGAGATGGCGGCCGCCGGCGGCGAGTTCGTCGAGCAGGTCATCCGCCCGACCGGTCTGGTGGACCCGAAGGTCACCGTCAAGCCCACCCAGGGCCAGATCGACGACCTCATCCACGAGATCCGCGGGCGCACCGAGCAGAACGAGCGCGTCCTGGTGACCACCCTGACCAAGAAGATGGCCGAGGACCTCACCGACTACCTCCTGGAGAACGGAATCCGGGTCCGCTACCTGCACTCGGACATCGACACCCTCCAGCGCGTCGAGCTGTTGCGCCAGCTGCGCCTGGGGGAGTACGACGTCCTGGTGGGCATCAACCTTCTGCGGGAGGGCCTCGACCTCCCCGAGGTTTCGCTCGTCGCCATCCTCGACGCCGACAAAGAGGGCTTCCTACGCTCCGCCACCTCGCTCATCCAGACCATCGGCCGCGCCGCCCGAAACGTCTCCGGCGAGGTGATCATGTACGCCGACAAGATCACCGACTCCATGGCCCAGGCCATCGAGGAGACCGACCGCAGGCGCGAGAAGCAGGTCGCCTACAACACCGAACACGGCGTGGACCCCCAGCCGCTGCGCAAGAAGATCGCCGACATCCTTGACCAGGTCTACGAGTCGGGCGATGGAGAACGCAGCGGGGGAGAGGCGGCCGTGGTCAAGCGGCCGGACACCTCCGCCATGCCCGCCGGGCAGCTGCAGAAGCTTATCGACGACCTCACGGCTCAGATGGGAGCCGCCGCCCGGGAGCTCAAGTTCGAGCTGGCCGGACGCCTGCGCGACGAGATCGCCGAGCTGAAGAAGGAGTTGCGGGGCGTCAAGGACGCGGGGATGTAA